In a genomic window of Sulfurimonas denitrificans DSM 1251:
- a CDS encoding acetate/propionate family kinase: MKIAVINSGSSSIKFKLYLMPQSIVLAHVHVEKIGETSSKITFRHTDKKEVFSNKIDTHHEGLRVINDILKEYQIIEHFSSLDAIAHRVVHGGDFFKSATLINEDVIYKIRELIPLSPLHNRANLEGILVSLKKAPSVPQIAVFDTSFHASLPKEAYLYALPYELYKEHKIRRFGFHGISHAYVLKKVAQEMQKNLHGLNMITLHLGNGSSACAIRNGKSVDTSMGFTPLEGLVMGSRSGDIDPQIVIYLQKELGYGLDEVEELLNRHSGLIGVCGEIDLREIIKRDDELSHVALDMMTRRVKKYIGAYMALLGRVDAIAFCAGIGENSSEVREKILKNLELFGIELDTKANEKNLTKISKQTSKIEVFVINTDEELEIALEAEALLRA, from the coding sequence GTGAAAATAGCAGTAATAAACTCAGGAAGTTCTTCTATAAAATTTAAACTCTATTTGATGCCACAGAGCATAGTTTTAGCACATGTACATGTAGAAAAAATTGGCGAGACATCATCAAAAATAACTTTTAGGCATACAGATAAAAAAGAGGTGTTTAGCAATAAAATAGACACTCATCATGAAGGGCTAAGGGTTATAAATGATATTTTAAAAGAATATCAGATAATAGAGCACTTCTCTTCACTTGATGCAATAGCTCATAGAGTAGTTCATGGTGGCGACTTCTTTAAAAGTGCAACACTCATTAATGAGGATGTGATTTATAAAATAAGAGAGTTAATTCCACTCTCCCCACTTCATAACAGAGCAAATTTAGAGGGTATTTTAGTAAGTCTTAAAAAAGCTCCAAGCGTTCCTCAAATTGCTGTTTTTGACACATCATTTCACGCAAGTTTGCCAAAAGAAGCATACTTATATGCTCTGCCTTATGAGCTTTATAAAGAGCATAAAATCAGAAGATTTGGTTTTCATGGAATATCACATGCGTATGTTTTGAAAAAGGTAGCGCAAGAGATGCAAAAAAACTTGCATGGGCTAAATATGATAACGCTTCATTTGGGAAATGGCTCAAGTGCATGTGCTATAAGAAATGGAAAAAGCGTTGATACTTCTATGGGATTTACTCCGCTTGAAGGGCTTGTTATGGGAAGCAGAAGCGGAGATATAGACCCTCAAATAGTTATCTACCTTCAAAAAGAGTTAGGTTATGGTTTGGATGAGGTAGAAGAACTCCTAAACAGACACTCAGGACTCATAGGCGTTTGTGGAGAGATTGATTTAAGAGAGATTATCAAAAGGGATGATGAACTCTCACATGTAGCTCTTGATATGATGACAAGAAGAGTCAAAAAGTATATAGGAGCCTACATGGCACTCTTGGGAAGAGTTGATGCTATCGCTTTTTGTGCAGGCATAGGCGAGAACTCTTCAGAGGTAAGAGAGAAGATACTTAAAAATCTTGAACTATTTGGAATAGAGTTAGACACTAAAGCAAATGAGAAAAATCTAACAAAAATCTCAAAACAAACAAGTAAAATAGAGGTTTTTGTTATAAATACAGATGAAGAGTTAGAGATAGCCCTAGAAGCAGAGGCTCTGCTAAGAGCTTAA
- the ilvD gene encoding dihydroxy-acid dehydratase encodes MRSDTIKKGFDKAPHRSLLRATGLRDEDFDKPFIGIANSYIDIIPGHFFLHEYGEIVKAAIREAGGVPFVFNTIGVDDGIAMGHDGMLYSLPSREIIADSIETVMNAHKLDALICIPNCDKIVPGMIMGALRVNVPTVFVSGGPMAAGHKKDGTPIDLATAFEAVGEHAEGKITDEELYDIECNACPSGGSCSGMFTANSMNTLCEAMGIALPGNGTVLAMTPRRIEMVKAAAKRIVEMAKADDSKYNLKNVLNEKAVHNAFVVDMAMGGSSNTVLHMLAIAREAGVDFPIEKINEIADNVAHIAKISPSLTTVHMDDIDKAGGVNAVMKEISRRGGLLYLENPTVTGETLGERIADAKILNEEIIHRNENAYSQVGGLSILFGNLATEGAVVKTAGIELNMRQFKGTAICFNSQPEAITGIMKHKVKPGNVVVIRYEGPKGGPGMQEMLAPTALIQGMGLGDSVALITDGRFSGATKGASIGHVSPEAAEGGLIAFIEDGDEIELDTDKHLLRLNVSDDVIAARKANYKPYKNEVKSKWLKRYQLLVSNASNGAVLKTEL; translated from the coding sequence ATGAGAAGTGATACTATAAAAAAAGGGTTTGACAAAGCACCTCACCGCTCACTACTCCGTGCAACAGGGCTAAGAGATGAAGATTTTGATAAACCGTTTATCGGAATAGCGAACAGTTATATAGACATTATCCCAGGACATTTCTTTTTACACGAATATGGTGAAATAGTTAAAGCGGCAATTCGTGAGGCTGGCGGAGTTCCATTTGTATTTAACACTATTGGTGTTGATGATGGTATCGCTATGGGGCATGATGGTATGCTCTATTCTCTTCCTTCACGTGAAATTATTGCTGATTCTATCGAAACTGTTATGAATGCACACAAGCTTGATGCTCTGATTTGTATTCCAAATTGTGACAAGATTGTCCCAGGCATGATTATGGGCGCACTTCGTGTGAACGTTCCTACGGTTTTTGTCTCAGGCGGCCCAATGGCAGCTGGTCATAAAAAAGATGGTACGCCAATAGATTTGGCAACAGCATTTGAGGCTGTAGGCGAACATGCAGAGGGGAAAATAACAGATGAAGAGCTTTATGATATAGAGTGTAATGCATGCCCAAGTGGTGGAAGCTGTTCGGGTATGTTTACTGCAAACTCCATGAATACTCTTTGTGAAGCAATGGGAATTGCACTTCCTGGAAACGGTACTGTATTGGCTATGACCCCAAGGCGCATCGAGATGGTTAAGGCGGCAGCTAAGAGAATTGTTGAGATGGCAAAAGCTGATGATAGCAAATATAATTTAAAAAATGTACTAAATGAAAAAGCTGTACATAACGCATTTGTTGTGGATATGGCAATGGGTGGAAGTTCAAATACTGTTCTTCACATGTTGGCAATAGCAAGAGAAGCTGGAGTTGATTTTCCTATTGAGAAGATCAATGAAATAGCTGATAATGTTGCACATATTGCTAAAATATCTCCATCATTAACAACTGTTCATATGGATGACATCGATAAAGCTGGCGGTGTTAATGCAGTTATGAAAGAGATAAGCAGAAGAGGCGGTCTTCTTTACCTTGAAAACCCTACTGTAACTGGCGAAACATTAGGCGAAAGAATAGCGGATGCTAAGATTCTGAATGAAGAGATTATCCATAGAAATGAAAATGCTTACTCTCAAGTTGGTGGGCTCTCTATCCTTTTTGGAAACTTGGCTACTGAGGGAGCTGTTGTAAAAACCGCTGGAATTGAGCTAAATATGAGACAATTTAAAGGTACAGCTATCTGTTTTAACTCTCAACCAGAAGCGATTACTGGGATAATGAAGCATAAAGTAAAGCCTGGAAATGTTGTAGTCATACGCTATGAGGGACCAAAAGGTGGACCAGGTATGCAAGAGATGCTTGCACCTACTGCACTTATTCAAGGAATGGGTCTAGGCGATAGCGTAGCTCTTATAACTGATGGACGTTTTTCTGGCGCTACAAAAGGTGCTAGTATAGGACATGTTTCTCCAGAAGCTGCTGAGGGTGGTTTGATAGCATTTATTGAAGATGGTGATGAGATAGAGTTAGATACTGATAAGCATCTGTTGCGTTTGAATGTTAGCGATGATGTAATAGCAGCAAGAAAAGCAAATTATAAACCTTATAAAAACGAGGTTAAATCAAAATGGCTAAAGCGTTATCAGCTTTTAGTCTCAAACGCTTCAAACGGCGCAGTTTTAAAAACTGAACTTTAA
- the pta gene encoding phosphate acetyltransferase: MNVQSLYILALEKNVGSLFITMGIMEILKRNINKVAFFRPIITDKNVVDKDIEFISQRYNLEMSYEECYGFDLSEVDAIIASSGVDELIMRVVEKFKKLQERYEFILCEGIARSLFTSNSNHNLNALLAQNFGSSIITIFSAKEHSPLEVYESIAIEKQNLLSLDIPCFNMFVSRVDEQSYLDLKRVLKDYSSNISFLKELPELDVLTLEDVVETLDVKKIVFSQNDNARAVRGFFVASLGVDEFLDEIKDDDLVIVDAKRSDIILALIASFYSKEYPKISAALFVGDSELTQSLKKLILGLHEYKIPFLSIKSNTFESVKKLLHVYPRLRVKSERKIALALGLFSASVDITAFEQKIKVQNSDVMTPIMFQYKLFEMARKKKKNIVLPESSDERILRAAEIVLRRDVADITLLGKEEEIREHCQKLGLDISKATIIDHKKSKRLEEFSNLFYEMRKAKGITLKAARDAMMHRNYFATMMVHVGLADGMVSGAIHSTADTLRPALQIIKTTSDVEIVSSIFFMCLKTKILIYGDCALNQNPNAKELAQIAISSAKTAELFDITPKVAMLSYSTGESGSGADVDKVREATMIVKALRSDLEIDGPLQYDAAVDKSVASMKLPNSKVAGEANVFIFPDLNTGNNTYKAVERSSGALAIGPILQGLKKPVNDLSRGCSEADVLNTILITAIQANM; the protein is encoded by the coding sequence ATGAATGTACAATCGCTTTATATCTTGGCACTAGAAAAAAATGTAGGCTCTCTTTTTATAACCATGGGAATTATGGAGATATTAAAGAGAAATATAAATAAAGTTGCTTTTTTTCGTCCAATTATCACCGATAAAAATGTAGTAGATAAAGATATAGAGTTTATCTCACAAAGATACAATTTAGAGATGAGTTATGAGGAGTGTTACGGATTTGATTTGAGTGAGGTTGATGCAATTATCGCTTCAAGTGGAGTTGATGAGCTTATTATGAGAGTTGTTGAGAAATTTAAAAAACTTCAAGAACGTTATGAGTTTATACTTTGTGAGGGTATTGCTCGTTCTTTGTTTACATCAAATTCAAATCATAACTTAAACGCACTACTTGCCCAAAATTTTGGCTCATCTATCATAACCATTTTTAGTGCAAAAGAGCACTCACCTCTAGAAGTATATGAGAGCATCGCCATAGAGAAACAGAACCTTCTCTCTTTAGATATTCCTTGTTTTAATATGTTTGTTAGTAGAGTTGATGAGCAAAGTTATCTGGACTTAAAGCGTGTGCTAAAAGATTACTCTTCAAATATCTCTTTTTTAAAAGAGTTGCCAGAGCTTGATGTACTTACTTTAGAGGATGTCGTTGAGACTCTTGATGTTAAAAAAATAGTTTTTTCTCAAAATGATAATGCAAGGGCAGTTCGTGGTTTTTTCGTCGCTTCTTTGGGAGTTGACGAGTTTTTAGATGAGATAAAAGATGATGATTTGGTTATAGTAGATGCAAAGAGGTCAGATATCATTTTAGCTCTTATAGCCTCATTTTACTCAAAAGAGTATCCAAAAATCAGTGCAGCTCTTTTTGTGGGCGATTCAGAACTTACTCAAAGTCTCAAAAAGCTTATTTTAGGACTCCATGAGTATAAAATTCCATTTTTAAGTATAAAGAGCAATACATTTGAGAGTGTAAAAAAACTGCTACATGTATATCCGCGCCTTAGAGTAAAGAGTGAGCGAAAGATAGCTCTAGCACTTGGACTCTTTAGTGCAAGTGTTGATATAACTGCGTTTGAGCAGAAGATAAAAGTACAAAATAGCGATGTTATGACGCCAATAATGTTTCAATATAAACTATTTGAAATGGCACGCAAAAAGAAGAAAAATATAGTTCTGCCAGAGAGTAGTGATGAGAGAATTTTAAGAGCAGCTGAGATAGTTCTTCGTCGTGATGTAGCTGATATCACTCTTTTGGGTAAAGAAGAAGAGATACGCGAACATTGTCAGAAACTTGGGCTAGACATAAGTAAAGCAACAATAATAGACCATAAAAAATCCAAGCGCCTAGAAGAGTTCAGCAATCTTTTTTATGAGATGAGAAAAGCCAAAGGGATAACACTTAAAGCTGCAAGAGATGCCATGATGCACAGAAACTATTTTGCAACAATGATGGTACATGTAGGATTGGCGGATGGTATGGTAAGCGGAGCAATTCACTCAACAGCTGACACTCTAAGACCAGCACTCCAGATAATAAAAACAACATCAGATGTTGAGATAGTATCAAGTATCTTTTTTATGTGTCTAAAAACCAAAATTTTGATATATGGTGATTGTGCTCTAAATCAAAATCCAAATGCAAAAGAACTGGCTCAAATAGCAATATCAAGCGCAAAAACAGCGGAGCTTTTTGATATCACGCCAAAGGTGGCGATGCTCTCATACTCAACTGGAGAGAGTGGAAGTGGCGCAGATGTGGATAAGGTAAGAGAGGCTACTATGATTGTAAAAGCATTAAGGAGCGACCTTGAAATTGATGGTCCATTGCAGTATGACGCAGCTGTTGATAAAAGTGTAGCCTCCATGAAACTTCCAAACTCAAAGGTAGCTGGAGAGGCAAATGTCTTTATATTTCCAGATTTAAATACAGGCAATAACACCTACAAAGCTGTAGAACGCTCAAGCGGTGCATTAGCAATTGGACCGATTTTGCAAGGACTTAAAAAACCTGTAAATGATTTGAGTCGTGGATGCAGTGAAGCTGATGTGCTAAATACCATTTTAATAACCGCAATTCAGGCAAATATGTGA
- the thrS gene encoding threonine--tRNA ligase: MQTAKECGFEGEQILLDNSEESLNVLRHSTAHLMAQAIKSLYPDAKFFVGPNVKEGFYYDFKTSSEIGEGDLKNIEKEMLSLAKKKYEIEKYEISMDEAKEKFKDDHLKLFVMQRIPGDRVSIYKQGEFEDLCRGPHLPNIGLIRYFKLTKIAGAYLGGDSKNEMLTRIYGIAFADKEALKSYLDMMAEAEKRDHRKLGAEMKMFTFREEVGAGFPIWLPAGGRLRARLESLLFKAHRKRGYEPVRGPEMLRSDLWKTSGHYQNYGENMYFTNIDEIEFGVKPMNCVGHIKIYEEDLHSYRDLPLKYFEYGVVHRHEMTGALHGLFRVREFTQDDAHIFCRADQIEEQIIEVVDFVDKIMSTFEFNYKMMLSTKPAKAVGDDSVWEVSTQALKNAMDKNGLVYEIDEGGGAFYGPKIDIKITDAIGREWQCGTIQLDFNLPSRFELEYNGENNDKIQPVMIHRAILGSFERFIGILTEHYAGEFPMFIAPTQVAIVPIAPTHNDYAKELSDKLMDLGADSEIYSKNDSLNKRVRTAEKTRVPMLVVIGDEEVASRTVAIRDRRTREQYNLSESEFLSLIQTKINEVNF; the protein is encoded by the coding sequence ATGCAAACTGCCAAAGAGTGCGGGTTTGAGGGTGAACAGATTCTTCTTGATAACTCTGAAGAGTCTTTAAATGTTTTAAGACACTCAACAGCTCACCTTATGGCTCAAGCTATAAAATCTCTATATCCAGATGCAAAGTTTTTTGTTGGACCAAACGTAAAAGAGGGATTTTACTATGATTTTAAGACATCTAGTGAGATAGGCGAGGGAGATTTAAAAAATATCGAAAAAGAGATGTTATCTCTTGCGAAGAAGAAGTACGAGATAGAAAAATATGAGATTTCTATGGATGAGGCAAAAGAGAAGTTTAAAGATGATCATCTAAAACTTTTTGTTATGCAAAGAATCCCTGGCGATAGAGTTTCTATATATAAGCAAGGTGAATTTGAAGATTTGTGTCGTGGTCCACATTTACCAAATATAGGGCTTATAAGATATTTTAAACTTACTAAAATTGCAGGGGCATATCTTGGAGGAGACTCTAAAAATGAGATGTTAACTCGCATATATGGTATAGCATTCGCAGATAAAGAGGCTTTAAAGTCATACCTTGACATGATGGCCGAGGCTGAGAAGAGAGATCACCGTAAACTTGGTGCTGAGATGAAGATGTTTACTTTCCGTGAAGAGGTGGGTGCGGGATTCCCTATCTGGCTTCCTGCGGGTGGAAGGCTTCGTGCAAGACTTGAATCACTTCTTTTTAAAGCGCATCGTAAACGTGGATATGAGCCTGTAAGAGGACCAGAGATGCTTAGAAGTGATCTTTGGAAAACATCGGGGCATTACCAAAACTATGGCGAGAATATGTACTTTACAAATATTGACGAGATAGAGTTCGGCGTAAAACCTATGAACTGTGTTGGGCATATTAAGATATATGAAGAGGATTTGCACTCGTATAGAGATTTACCTTTAAAATACTTTGAATATGGTGTTGTTCATCGTCATGAGATGACAGGTGCGCTTCATGGACTCTTTCGTGTTAGAGAGTTTACCCAAGATGATGCACATATTTTTTGCAGAGCAGATCAGATTGAAGAGCAAATTATAGAGGTTGTTGATTTTGTTGATAAAATCATGTCAACTTTTGAATTTAATTATAAAATGATGCTCTCGACAAAACCAGCAAAAGCAGTTGGAGATGATTCAGTGTGGGAAGTTTCTACACAAGCACTAAAAAATGCAATGGATAAAAATGGGCTTGTTTATGAGATAGATGAGGGTGGCGGAGCTTTTTATGGTCCTAAAATTGATATCAAGATTACTGACGCAATCGGGCGTGAGTGGCAGTGTGGTACTATTCAGCTGGACTTTAACCTACCTTCAAGATTTGAGCTAGAGTATAATGGTGAAAACAATGATAAAATTCAGCCAGTTATGATTCATAGAGCAATTTTAGGTTCTTTTGAGCGTTTTATTGGTATATTAACAGAGCATTACGCTGGAGAGTTTCCGATGTTTATCGCTCCGACTCAAGTTGCAATCGTTCCAATTGCCCCTACGCACAACGATTATGCAAAAGAGTTATCAGATAAACTGATGGATTTAGGGGCTGACAGTGAGATCTACTCAAAGAACGATTCTTTAAATAAAAGGGTCAGAACAGCGGAAAAAACAAGGGTGCCTATGCTTGTAGTCATAGGTGATGAAGAGGTTGCTTCTCGAACTGTTGCGATTCGTGACAGAAGAACGAGAGAACAATACAATCTAAGTGAGAGTGAATTTCTCTCTCTTATACAAACTAAAATAAATGAGGTAAATTTTTGA
- a CDS encoding energy-coupling factor ABC transporter permease has protein sequence MHIPDGFISPQTYIPAIAISASLLALAYKKIELDAEKIPLVAGVSAISFVMMLIAIPFPGGTTMHLSGVAIISLLFGPWIAFGSISLVLLIQALLFGEGGITSYPINIIAMAFVGSFSSFWFYRFFSSRSKNIAIFMAGWSSIFFPAIIIAVVLGIQPLVASVDETPLYFPFGLSVTIPSVVIPHIFIAIIEGLVTLSSVKFLRTQFRSVFGE, from the coding sequence ATGCATATACCTGATGGCTTTATATCACCTCAAACATATATACCAGCTATAGCCATCAGTGCATCTCTTTTAGCTCTTGCATATAAAAAAATAGAGCTCGACGCTGAAAAAATCCCTCTTGTCGCAGGAGTTAGTGCCATCTCTTTTGTGATGATGCTCATAGCCATCCCTTTTCCGGGTGGAACTACCATGCATCTAAGCGGAGTAGCCATAATATCCTTGCTTTTTGGACCATGGATAGCTTTTGGTTCTATCTCTTTGGTTTTGCTCATTCAAGCGCTTTTATTTGGAGAGGGCGGAATCACATCGTATCCCATAAATATTATAGCCATGGCATTTGTTGGAAGTTTTAGCTCTTTCTGGTTCTATAGATTTTTCTCATCTCGCTCAAAAAACATAGCGATATTTATGGCTGGATGGAGTAGTATTTTTTTTCCAGCAATCATCATTGCGGTTGTTCTTGGCATCCAACCCCTCGTAGCTTCAGTTGATGAAACTCCGCTCTACTTTCCTTTTGGGCTTAGTGTTACGATTCCCTCAGTAGTTATTCCTCATATTTTTATAGCCATAATTGAGGGTTTAGTTACACTAAGCAGTGTTAAATTTTTGAGAACTCAGTTTCGGAGTGTTTTTGGTGAGTGA
- a CDS encoding transporter has product MKKYSMLLALCTCLFAHHGVPSISLAGVEGPGAPIETTSSATLPEGSLLGYMKVDHAKYKTYTSAKDAEAESSEYFMYGLGYGFNSYFSAYVFVPYYVKSQDNAFRTSGFHDVSFQFILGMKYDDGLMLTPNSESLDDMQDWHFTTSFSFTLPTGKSNATMPDGSLIDAGMQTGFGEPSFMLGVSATKWFGNDWTLVGDVSYNTFLENSYSDGSKMRFGDEVRVNAALAYMLYSKPASKLRLDFNMEANYLHLGRDEENGIKVEATGGEMIYLTPGARLSYKTTSVAVGVKLPTWTNLNEEDLQQGAEGKEDYRLLFTFSTLF; this is encoded by the coding sequence ATGAAAAAATATAGCATGCTTTTAGCACTCTGTACATGTCTATTTGCACACCATGGAGTTCCATCTATTAGTTTAGCAGGAGTTGAGGGACCAGGAGCGCCTATAGAGACAACCTCTTCTGCAACTTTACCAGAGGGGTCTTTGCTTGGGTATATGAAAGTAGATCATGCAAAGTACAAAACATATACTTCAGCCAAAGACGCTGAAGCGGAGTCAAGTGAGTACTTTATGTACGGTTTGGGTTATGGATTTAACTCCTATTTTAGTGCTTATGTGTTTGTTCCCTACTATGTAAAATCTCAAGATAATGCTTTTCGTACATCTGGCTTTCACGATGTCTCATTTCAGTTTATTTTAGGCATGAAGTACGATGATGGTTTGATGCTTACGCCAAACAGTGAGAGTTTAGATGATATGCAAGATTGGCACTTTACGACTTCATTTAGCTTTACTCTACCAACAGGAAAATCAAACGCTACCATGCCTGATGGCTCGCTCATAGATGCAGGTATGCAAACTGGTTTTGGAGAACCATCTTTTATGTTAGGAGTCAGTGCTACAAAATGGTTTGGAAATGATTGGACTCTAGTAGGAGACGTGTCGTATAATACATTTTTAGAAAATAGCTACAGTGATGGAAGTAAGATGCGTTTTGGAGATGAGGTACGAGTTAATGCTGCTTTGGCTTATATGCTCTACTCAAAACCAGCGAGCAAGTTGCGTTTGGATTTTAACATGGAAGCAAATTATCTGCATCTTGGACGAGATGAGGAGAATGGCATCAAAGTTGAAGCAACAGGCGGCGAGATGATATACTTAACTCCAGGGGCAAGACTCTCTTACAAAACCACCTCTGTAGCAGTTGGCGTTAAACTGCCAACATGGACAAATCTAAATGAAGAAGATTTGCAACAAGGTGCTGAGGGTAAAGAGGATTATAGACTTCTCTTTACATTTAGCACACTCTTTTAA
- a CDS encoding DUF4198 domain-containing protein, with product MIKEIIITQALICSLFAHDMWIDDTLILHYGHMQMIDSHGEEKEIKKESIDKVYCSTNSDVFEVENKELRANCDTLFMVLNEVYYTKTPYGTKEQSKDKTKMAISSFKSIESVKRINNDSSAQIFNKGLELSLTNKLSNIKVGDKARLLVTYDGVPKDGVSVAYANSFKGVSDKDGAINIRIQEAGLQNIKASLTFKGDGIKSDEIIHSSTLNIKVLK from the coding sequence ATGATAAAAGAAATTATAATAACACAAGCGCTTATATGCTCTCTCTTTGCACACGATATGTGGATTGATGACACTTTAATACTGCACTATGGACACATGCAGATGATAGATTCACATGGCGAAGAGAAAGAGATAAAAAAAGAGAGTATCGACAAAGTTTATTGTTCTACTAATTCTGATGTTTTTGAGGTAGAGAATAAAGAGTTAAGGGCTAACTGCGACACACTCTTTATGGTTCTAAATGAGGTCTATTACACAAAAACACCATACGGAACCAAAGAGCAGTCAAAAGATAAAACTAAGATGGCAATAAGCAGTTTTAAAAGTATAGAGTCTGTTAAAAGAATCAACAATGATAGTTCAGCACAAATTTTTAACAAAGGATTAGAGCTAAGCTTAACGAACAAACTCTCTAACATAAAAGTAGGCGATAAAGCGAGGTTGTTAGTTACTTATGATGGCGTGCCTAAAGACGGAGTAAGTGTGGCTTATGCAAACAGTTTTAAAGGTGTTAGTGATAAAGATGGAGCGATAAATATTCGCATTCAAGAAGCTGGACTTCAAAACATAAAAGCATCTCTGACATTTAAAGGTGATGGCATTAAGAGTGATGAGATTATACACTCAAGCACACTAAATATAAAAGTCTTAAAATGA
- a CDS encoding energy-coupling factor ABC transporter ATP-binding protein: MIECKNLSYNYQDFQLNTIEVLKDISFKIDKGEKVLLLGINGSGKSTLLKLLNGLLYAKSGEYYFKNELVNKKYLKANSKDFRKSVSLQMQDPSSMLFNPTVYDEIAFGLKHFGFESVDERVYHYAKVFEIENILKSSPLSLSGGQKQKVLLASLLCVEPEVLLLDEPTAHLDPPTTGWLVEFLDSLDVTALISTHNISLGKELAGRAIVIGINHEIVYDGEVQALLEDMPTLIKAQLVHKHKHAHEGVEHKHYHLHSWT, translated from the coding sequence ATGATTGAGTGTAAAAATCTCTCTTACAACTATCAAGACTTTCAACTAAATACGATAGAAGTTTTAAAAGATATTAGCTTTAAGATAGACAAGGGTGAAAAAGTACTTCTGCTTGGCATAAACGGCTCAGGAAAGTCAACACTTCTTAAACTTTTAAACGGACTTCTTTATGCAAAAAGCGGAGAGTACTATTTTAAAAATGAGTTGGTAAATAAAAAATACCTAAAAGCAAACTCAAAAGATTTTAGAAAAAGCGTCTCACTGCAGATGCAAGACCCATCTTCTATGCTTTTTAACCCAACTGTTTATGATGAGATAGCTTTTGGGCTTAAACATTTTGGCTTTGAGAGTGTAGATGAGAGAGTGTATCACTATGCAAAAGTGTTTGAGATAGAGAATATCTTAAAATCGAGTCCCCTATCACTAAGCGGCGGACAGAAACAAAAAGTGCTTTTGGCATCTCTGCTTTGCGTTGAGCCTGAAGTATTGCTACTCGATGAGCCAACAGCGCATCTTGACCCGCCAACTACAGGCTGGTTAGTTGAGTTTTTGGATTCATTAGATGTAACAGCCCTTATATCAACTCACAATATAAGCTTAGGAAAAGAGTTAGCAGGCAGAGCCATAGTCATAGGGATAAACCATGAGATAGTTTATGATGGAGAAGTTCAAGCACTCCTTGAGGATATGCCAACACTCATCAAAGCCCAATTAGTTCATAAACACAAACATGCACACGAAGGAGTAGAACATAAACACTACCATCTTCATAGTTGGACGTAA
- a CDS encoding transposase: MKLQRDFDVIDAFVESTTARACAIKLNLSYQVVFNRYEQIRKLLIRHSHDYYEYKRDKLDEFEEYMYICQSKKKDYTNIIESQNFITFAYEEKVYNFLLPSLKRFQTKPSGNNSEVAHQNEFKKFMLTNRISKLKTLENTIIKFWRFFEVFITPYKGVKSEYFLSYLKEAEFKFNYNKKEQKEILTYLWSLEHSS, encoded by the coding sequence TTGAAACTACAGCGTGATTTTGATGTGATAGATGCTTTTGTCGAGTCAACAACAGCAAGAGCATGTGCCATAAAACTAAACCTAAGCTACCAAGTAGTTTTTAATAGATATGAGCAGATACGAAAACTACTTATTCGCCATTCGCATGATTATTATGAGTACAAAAGAGATAAACTCGATGAGTTTGAAGAGTACATGTATATATGTCAGAGCAAAAAGAAAGATTACACTAACATTATCGAGTCACAAAATTTTATAACATTTGCGTACGAGGAGAAAGTATATAATTTTTTACTTCCATCCCTAAAGCGGTTTCAAACTAAGCCTAGTGGTAATAACTCGGAAGTAGCACATCAAAATGAGTTCAAAAAATTTATGCTAACTAACCGTATATCTAAACTTAAAACTCTTGAGAATACAATTATAAAATTTTGGAGATTTTTTGAAGTTTTTATAACACCTTACAAAGGTGTTAAAAGTGAATACTTTTTGAGTTATTTAAAAGAAGCGGAGTTTAAATTTAACTACAATAAAAAAGAGCAAAAAGAGATTTTAACCTATTTATGGTCTCTAGAGCATAGTTCTTGA